ACCTCTGGGCGCCCCGTCCAAGGGAGTCGGGAGGGGGATCCTGGCTGCCGTCCAGAAGCGGAACGATTCGCGCGGAAACGAACCAGACAGCCGCAAGAAGAATCGTCCAGGTTGTAAGCCTGAGAAAACGGCTGGCTCGGGGCAACGGGTCGGTCCTCTCTAAAAAAGGGGGGCGGCAGGGCCGCCCCCCTTCTCTTTAGGGGTTCGCGAGGTAAACGAAGCTTACCTCTTGCCCTTCTTCATCTCGATGGCGGTCTGGACGTCGGCCACAACCTTGTCGGCCTTCGCCTTGGCGCCGTCGGCCTTGGCCTTGGCGTCAAAGAACTTCTCGGCGGTCATGTCGGCCTTGGCAGCCTCGATCTCCTGGGCGGCGGCGTCCACGTCACCGGTCATGGCCTCGAGGTCAGCCTTGGAGCCCTTGCCCTTGGGGGCCTTGGTGAGGGCCTCGCGGGCGGCGACGACGGCGGCGTCGGCGGCGGTGATGGCGGCTTCGGCGTCAGCCTTGGCCTTGGCCTTGCCGGCCTCGGCATCGGCCTTGGCCTGGTCGGCCAGACCCTGCAGCTCGGTGGTCAGCTGGGTGGCGACCTTGTAGCTCTTGAAGAACTTGCTCTGCTGGGTGGCGAGTTCCTGGTCCAGGGCGGCGAGCTTGTCCTCGGCGGCCTTGAGGGACTCGGGGGCGTAGATGTCAGCCTGGGCGGCCTTGGCGGCGTCGAGAGCGGCCTTGGCGGCGTCGATCTGCTGCTGCGGGGGCTTGGCGCAGGCGACCAGGGCGATCAAAGCGAGAACCAACAGGCTTCCAAGAATCTTCCTCATGTCTCCTTCACTCCTTTCGGTTGACCTTCCGGCCGGCATAAGCCACTTATGCCGTTACCTCGACCCACGTTCAACGGATTGTCCGCTTAGTTGCTTTTGGTTTGGCAACCGGCTTGGTGGTTCGATCACCGCGCGCTGCCTCCACCCCCGAAATACGGGGGGTTCATCTCACGGGGAGGGTACACCCAAAGCCCCCCCTTGTCAAGGCCCCGGGGGGCTCACGGGAAGGGGACCGGGACGAAACAGAGGGCGAAGGCGAGGACCGAGGCGCCTCCCCGAAAGGCCTGCCCCGCCGTCAGAGGGCGGGCGTCATCGAGGGTAGGGGGGTGACGGAGGCCCAGGACGAAGAACAGGAGGCCCACCCAGACCAGCCACTGGGGGTGGAAGAGGCCGAAGATCAGGAAAAGAACGGCCGCGGCGAGGGAGACGTGGCGGTGGCGGTGGCCCAGAAAGGCGTACAGGACGTGTCCCCCGTCCAGCTGTCCCGTGGGAAGCAGGTTCAATCCCTGGACGAAAAAGCCCAGCCACGCGGACAAAAGAAGAGGGTTTTCGAAGAAGGTGATGGTCAGGTCCCATCGATCCCAGGCCAGCCCTCGAAGGAAGGAGAAGGCCAGGGGGAGATTGACGTTGAACCCCAGGTCCGCCGGGGCCCTGTATCCAAGCGGGCCCGCCGCCAGGCCGCAGAGGGCGACGAAAA
The sequence above is drawn from the Acidobacteriota bacterium genome and encodes:
- a CDS encoding site-2 protease family protein; amino-acid sequence: MRPSQGLLLLVTFLTTLFSGVLVHPRFSDLGPVEAAGVVLHTPSSLLLGLPFSLSLLFILGVHEMGHFLTARKHGIPATWPTFIPGPPLLSLGTFGAFIRLKGAVPNRGALMEVGANGPLWGLSASLFVALCGLAAGPLGYRAPADLGFNVNLPLAFSFLRGLAWDRWDLTITFFENPLLLSAWLGFFVQGLNLLPTGQLDGGHVLYAFLGHRHRHVSLAAAVLFLIFGLFHPQWLVWVGLLFFVLGLRHPPTLDDARPLTAGQAFRGGASVLAFALCFVPVPFP